From the genome of Phyllostomus discolor isolate MPI-MPIP mPhyDis1 chromosome 12, mPhyDis1.pri.v3, whole genome shotgun sequence, one region includes:
- the LOC118497796 gene encoding uncharacterized protein LOC118497796 isoform X1 encodes MVAAQTSHSDPTTWPGTPQGGGDDRCPWTLLRSLPSLLGTLGSPEAGVMWKDRHFSNTSGQGVGGCFKHRHRDVQMLGGSAFLLLPGAAVFPQLSMNTASSPDLPAVCAELGCRTCIFQVLSGCHLKQGKMHWCLMWWVCLQPLQERLRGGLAVVNGSWGRREVRLGSHSTLHLLCPLVLMAGASGHILLPLFYFVPVRPRWITPLL; translated from the exons ATGGTGGCGGCTCAGACCTCTCACTCGGACCCCACCACATGGCCCGGGACCCCCCAGGGGGGCGGAGACGACCGGTGTCCCTGGACTCTTCTCCGTTCCCTTCCTTCGCTGCTGGGGACCCTAGGGTCTCCCGAAGCAGGGGTTATGTGGAAAGACCGTCATTTCTCGAATACATCAGGACAAGGTGTGGGAGGCTGTTTCAAGCACAGGCACCGGGATGTGCAAATGCTTGGAG GctctgcctttcttcttctcccaggAGCAGCTGTCTTCCCACAGCTGAGTATGAACACTGCTTCCTCCCCTGACCTACCTGCTGTGTGTGCAGAGCTGGGCTGCAG GACTTGCATCTTCCAAGTTCTGTCTGGCTGCCACTTGAAACAGGGCAAAATGCACTGGTGCCTGATGTGGTGGGTATGTCTGCAGCCATTGCAAGAGAGGCTGAGAGGGGGCCTGGCTGTCGTGAATGGGAGCTGGGGGAGACGTGAGGTGAGGCTGGGCTCACACTCTACTTTGCACTTGCTGTGTCCACTAGTGCTTATGGCAGGGGCCAGTGGCCACATCTTACTCccacttttctactttgtccctGTCCGTCCACGATGGATAACCCCACTGCTTTGA
- the ZNF584 gene encoding zinc finger protein 584 isoform X3 yields MANMVDMTLVRRAEARRGPGFGCPCRLDDGEAPPQQVRSYRVHLSEKHLLGGETVKDIPATLGHLRLQATHSKGEPCRSLGHREPFLPSPSRNQQQQGDHTTQKSFKCSGCRKAFPKAFTLLDHLVTHCEERPFRWPKGGSVPKENSTLHHRKIHTGESSNVCNECGKAFSYPSKLRKHQKVHTGIKPFKCGECGKTFNRKDALVLHQRIHTGERPYACSECGKAFSVLSTLIRHRKVHIGGRPYECRECGKFFKYNQSFILHQRVHTGEKPYECKQCGKAYVTRSGLYQHWKVHTGERPYECGLCGKTFTTRSYRNRHQQFHTEQRSYECTECGKAFKHSSTLLQHKKGHIGERP; encoded by the exons ATGGCCAACATGGTGGACATGACTCTGGTTCGCAGAGCAGAAGCCAGGAGGGGTCCTGGTTTTG GTTGTCCCTGTAGACTGGACGATGGGGAGGCCCCTCCTCAACAGGTAAGGAGCTACAGAGTCCACCTGTCAGAGAAGCACCTTCTGGGTGGAGAGACTGTGAAAGACATCCCTGCCACCTTAGGCCACCTCCGGCTCCAGGCCACCCACAGCAAGGGGGAGCCATGCAGGAGCCTGGGGCACAGGGAGCCCTTCCTACCCAGCCCCAGTCGCAACCAGCAGCAGCAAGGAGACCACACCACACAGAAGTCCTTCAAGTGCAGCGGCTGCAGGAAGGCCTTCCCGAAGGCCTTCACGCTCCTTGACCACCTGGTAACCCACTGTGAAGAAAGACCTTTCAGGTGGCCGAAAGGTGGAAGTGTCCCCAAGGAGAACTCAACCCTTCATCACCGAAAAATCCACACTGGAGAGTCATCCAACGTGTGTAATGAGTGTGGAAAGGCCTTCAGTTACCCATCTAAACTAAGGAAGCACCAGAAGGTTCACACAGGTATAAAACCTTTCAAGTGTGGTGAGTGTGGAAAAACTTTCAACCGCAAAGACGCCCTTGTTCTGCaccagagaattcacactggagaaaggccctACGCCTGCAGCGAATGTGGCAAAGCCTTCAGTGTCCTGTCCACCCTCATTCGGCACCGGAAAGTTCACATTGGAGGCAGGCCATATGAATGCCGGGAATGTGGGAAGTTCTTTAAATACAACCAGAGCTTCATTCTCcaccagagagttcacactggagaaaagccttatgagTGCAAGCAGTGTGGGAAGGCGTATGTGACCCGCTCGGGCCTGTACCAGCACTGGAAGGTCCACACTGGAGAACGGCCCTACGAGTGTGGCCTGTGTGGGAAGACCTTCACCACCAGGTCCTACCGCAACCGGCACCAGCAGTTCCACACAGAGCAGAGGTCCTATGAGTGTAcggagtgtgggaaagccttcaaaCACAGTTCTACCCTCCTTCAGCACAAGAAAGGCCACATTGGAGAAAGGCCATAG
- the RNF225 gene encoding RING finger protein 225, translated as MPCPGLPWLRRHSRAAQASGPSSPGSLSTPRSPGRGEEEEEDEEDGDCTPGSGPILPPASPVECLICVSPFDGVFKLPKRLDCGHVFCLECLARLSLATAGGGDAVACPMCRTPTRLAQRGGLPALPTQSGLLPREACAPPASQGSVRFDRRRGLLYMRPPPAPGSRKTRSARPQPPPPLRLGRPLSRRLTLDSPTWAFNAAVALAVLVAAGLVVSGVYIFFLIPHAASSGPARPQLVALAPAPGFWIPAQPTPGTPWTPGSTDRDLDAILPGAAEDALEPQRSPGDTEEVEAMLDRTLDHGWEAEDGPGWASGARGRRRVWGAQ; from the coding sequence atgccctgccctgggcttCCTTGGCTCCGCCGCCACTCGAGGGCTGCTCAGGCCTCGGGCCCAAGCTCCCCGGGCTCGCTGTCTACACCCCGGTCCCCAGGcaggggggaggaagaagaggaggatgaggaggatggGGACTGCACCCCGGGCTCGGGCCCCATCCTGCCCCCCGCGTCCCCTGTGGAGTGCCTCATCTGCGTGTCACCCTTCGACGGCGTGTTCAAGCTGCCCAAGCGCCTGGACTGTGGTCACGTCTTCTGCCTGGAGTGCCTGGCTCGCCTGTCGCTGGCCACGGCAGGCGGCGGTGACGCGGTGGCCTGTCCGATGTGCCGCACACCCACGCGACTAGCCCAGCGCGGAGGGCTGCCCGCCCTGCCTACACAATCCGGTCTGTTGCCCCGCGAGGCGTGCGCCCCGCCTGCAAGCCAAGGCTCTGTGCGCTTCGACCGGCGCCGGGGTCTGCTCTACATGCGCCCGCCTCCTGCGCCTGGGTCGCGCAAGACACGTTCCGCGCGCCCGCAGCCTCCGCCTCCCCTGCGCCTGGGCCGCCCACTGTCGCGCCGCCTGACTCTGGACAGCCCCACCTGGGCCTTTAACGCTGCGGTAGCACTGGCAGTGCTGGTGGCCGCTGGCCTGGTTGTCTCCGGtgtctatattttcttcctcATCCCTCACGCCGCCTCTTCCGGTCCCGCACGGCCCCAGCTTGTGGCGCTTGCCCCGGCACCCGGCTTCTGGATCCCAGCACAGCCCACGCCTGGGACGCCCTGGACCCCAGGCTCCACGGACCGTGACCTCGACGCCATCCTGCCGGGGGCTGCGGAGGATGCACTGGAGCCTCAAAGGAGCCCCGGGGACACAGAGGAGGTAGAGGCGATGCTGGACAGGACCTTGGACcatgggtgggaggcagaggatgGCCCTGGATGGGCCAGTGGGGCACGAGGcaggaggagggtatggggggcaCAGTAA
- the ZNF584 gene encoding zinc finger protein 584 isoform X1: MAEETLAQLSPSWQGVTFEDVAVYFSREEWSVLNSTQRSLYRDVMLENFALIVSLGFVPSRSHAVAQVEDKEELQMANMVDMTLVRRAEARRGPGFGCPCRLDDGEAPPQQVRSYRVHLSEKHLLGGETVKDIPATLGHLRLQATHSKGEPCRSLGHREPFLPSPSRNQQQQGDHTTQKSFKCSGCRKAFPKAFTLLDHLVTHCEERPFRWPKGGSVPKENSTLHHRKIHTGESSNVCNECGKAFSYPSKLRKHQKVHTGIKPFKCGECGKTFNRKDALVLHQRIHTGERPYACSECGKAFSVLSTLIRHRKVHIGGRPYECRECGKFFKYNQSFILHQRVHTGEKPYECKQCGKAYVTRSGLYQHWKVHTGERPYECGLCGKTFTTRSYRNRHQQFHTEQRSYECTECGKAFKHSSTLLQHKKGHIGERP; this comes from the exons ATGGCTGAGGAGACGCTG GCTCAGTTGAGTCCATCATGGCAGGGGGTGACCTTTGAGGACGTGGCCGTGTACTTCTCCCGGGAGGAGTGGAGTGTCCTTAATTCCACCCAGAGGAGCCTGTACCGtgatgtgatgctggagaactttgCCCTCATTGTCTCGCTAG GATTTGTACCTTCAAGATCCCATGCGGTGGCCCAAGTGGAGGATAAAGAAGAGCTCCAGATGGCCAACATGGTGGACATGACTCTGGTTCGCAGAGCAGAAGCCAGGAGGGGTCCTGGTTTTG GTTGTCCCTGTAGACTGGACGATGGGGAGGCCCCTCCTCAACAGGTAAGGAGCTACAGAGTCCACCTGTCAGAGAAGCACCTTCTGGGTGGAGAGACTGTGAAAGACATCCCTGCCACCTTAGGCCACCTCCGGCTCCAGGCCACCCACAGCAAGGGGGAGCCATGCAGGAGCCTGGGGCACAGGGAGCCCTTCCTACCCAGCCCCAGTCGCAACCAGCAGCAGCAAGGAGACCACACCACACAGAAGTCCTTCAAGTGCAGCGGCTGCAGGAAGGCCTTCCCGAAGGCCTTCACGCTCCTTGACCACCTGGTAACCCACTGTGAAGAAAGACCTTTCAGGTGGCCGAAAGGTGGAAGTGTCCCCAAGGAGAACTCAACCCTTCATCACCGAAAAATCCACACTGGAGAGTCATCCAACGTGTGTAATGAGTGTGGAAAGGCCTTCAGTTACCCATCTAAACTAAGGAAGCACCAGAAGGTTCACACAGGTATAAAACCTTTCAAGTGTGGTGAGTGTGGAAAAACTTTCAACCGCAAAGACGCCCTTGTTCTGCaccagagaattcacactggagaaaggccctACGCCTGCAGCGAATGTGGCAAAGCCTTCAGTGTCCTGTCCACCCTCATTCGGCACCGGAAAGTTCACATTGGAGGCAGGCCATATGAATGCCGGGAATGTGGGAAGTTCTTTAAATACAACCAGAGCTTCATTCTCcaccagagagttcacactggagaaaagccttatgagTGCAAGCAGTGTGGGAAGGCGTATGTGACCCGCTCGGGCCTGTACCAGCACTGGAAGGTCCACACTGGAGAACGGCCCTACGAGTGTGGCCTGTGTGGGAAGACCTTCACCACCAGGTCCTACCGCAACCGGCACCAGCAGTTCCACACAGAGCAGAGGTCCTATGAGTGTAcggagtgtgggaaagccttcaaaCACAGTTCTACCCTCCTTCAGCACAAGAAAGGCCACATTGGAGAAAGGCCATAG
- the ZNF584 gene encoding zinc finger protein 584 isoform X2 yields MAEETLGVTFEDVAVYFSREEWSVLNSTQRSLYRDVMLENFALIVSLGFVPSRSHAVAQVEDKEELQMANMVDMTLVRRAEARRGPGFGCPCRLDDGEAPPQQVRSYRVHLSEKHLLGGETVKDIPATLGHLRLQATHSKGEPCRSLGHREPFLPSPSRNQQQQGDHTTQKSFKCSGCRKAFPKAFTLLDHLVTHCEERPFRWPKGGSVPKENSTLHHRKIHTGESSNVCNECGKAFSYPSKLRKHQKVHTGIKPFKCGECGKTFNRKDALVLHQRIHTGERPYACSECGKAFSVLSTLIRHRKVHIGGRPYECRECGKFFKYNQSFILHQRVHTGEKPYECKQCGKAYVTRSGLYQHWKVHTGERPYECGLCGKTFTTRSYRNRHQQFHTEQRSYECTECGKAFKHSSTLLQHKKGHIGERP; encoded by the exons ATGGCTGAGGAGACGCTG GGGGTGACCTTTGAGGACGTGGCCGTGTACTTCTCCCGGGAGGAGTGGAGTGTCCTTAATTCCACCCAGAGGAGCCTGTACCGtgatgtgatgctggagaactttgCCCTCATTGTCTCGCTAG GATTTGTACCTTCAAGATCCCATGCGGTGGCCCAAGTGGAGGATAAAGAAGAGCTCCAGATGGCCAACATGGTGGACATGACTCTGGTTCGCAGAGCAGAAGCCAGGAGGGGTCCTGGTTTTG GTTGTCCCTGTAGACTGGACGATGGGGAGGCCCCTCCTCAACAGGTAAGGAGCTACAGAGTCCACCTGTCAGAGAAGCACCTTCTGGGTGGAGAGACTGTGAAAGACATCCCTGCCACCTTAGGCCACCTCCGGCTCCAGGCCACCCACAGCAAGGGGGAGCCATGCAGGAGCCTGGGGCACAGGGAGCCCTTCCTACCCAGCCCCAGTCGCAACCAGCAGCAGCAAGGAGACCACACCACACAGAAGTCCTTCAAGTGCAGCGGCTGCAGGAAGGCCTTCCCGAAGGCCTTCACGCTCCTTGACCACCTGGTAACCCACTGTGAAGAAAGACCTTTCAGGTGGCCGAAAGGTGGAAGTGTCCCCAAGGAGAACTCAACCCTTCATCACCGAAAAATCCACACTGGAGAGTCATCCAACGTGTGTAATGAGTGTGGAAAGGCCTTCAGTTACCCATCTAAACTAAGGAAGCACCAGAAGGTTCACACAGGTATAAAACCTTTCAAGTGTGGTGAGTGTGGAAAAACTTTCAACCGCAAAGACGCCCTTGTTCTGCaccagagaattcacactggagaaaggccctACGCCTGCAGCGAATGTGGCAAAGCCTTCAGTGTCCTGTCCACCCTCATTCGGCACCGGAAAGTTCACATTGGAGGCAGGCCATATGAATGCCGGGAATGTGGGAAGTTCTTTAAATACAACCAGAGCTTCATTCTCcaccagagagttcacactggagaaaagccttatgagTGCAAGCAGTGTGGGAAGGCGTATGTGACCCGCTCGGGCCTGTACCAGCACTGGAAGGTCCACACTGGAGAACGGCCCTACGAGTGTGGCCTGTGTGGGAAGACCTTCACCACCAGGTCCTACCGCAACCGGCACCAGCAGTTCCACACAGAGCAGAGGTCCTATGAGTGTAcggagtgtgggaaagccttcaaaCACAGTTCTACCCTCCTTCAGCACAAGAAAGGCCACATTGGAGAAAGGCCATAG
- the LOC118497796 gene encoding uncharacterized protein LOC118497796 isoform X2 — translation MVAAQTSHSDPTTWPGTPQGGGDDRCPWTLLRSLPSLLGTLGSPEAGVMWKDRHFSNTSGQGVGGCFKHRHRDVQMLGGSAFLLLPGAAVFPQLSMNTASSPDLPAVCAELGCRTCIFQVLSGCHLKQGKMHWCLMWWVCLQPLQERLRGGLAVVNGSWGRREDGNTCPSRSPVGLTKPTFSERGT, via the exons ATGGTGGCGGCTCAGACCTCTCACTCGGACCCCACCACATGGCCCGGGACCCCCCAGGGGGGCGGAGACGACCGGTGTCCCTGGACTCTTCTCCGTTCCCTTCCTTCGCTGCTGGGGACCCTAGGGTCTCCCGAAGCAGGGGTTATGTGGAAAGACCGTCATTTCTCGAATACATCAGGACAAGGTGTGGGAGGCTGTTTCAAGCACAGGCACCGGGATGTGCAAATGCTTGGAG GctctgcctttcttcttctcccaggAGCAGCTGTCTTCCCACAGCTGAGTATGAACACTGCTTCCTCCCCTGACCTACCTGCTGTGTGTGCAGAGCTGGGCTGCAG GACTTGCATCTTCCAAGTTCTGTCTGGCTGCCACTTGAAACAGGGCAAAATGCACTGGTGCCTGATGTGGTGGGTATGTCTGCAGCCATTGCAAGAGAGGCTGAGAGGGGGCCTGGCTGTCGTGAATGGGAGCTGGGGGAGACGTGAG GATGGCAACACATGTCCTAGCAGAAGCCCAGTGGGCCTCACCAAGCCCACTTTTTCTGAAAGAGGTACCTGA
- the ZNF324 gene encoding zinc finger protein 324A, which translates to MAAAAQGLMVFEDVAVYFSREEWELLDAAQRALYRHVMLENFALVASLGLSASRPRIVIQLECGEEPWLLSGSDVTLARNAQRRPSPGSQCLAEGRDVSGEAAWPRTFQDRLPPMPARVFPTTAACEPEKCPEAWQGISSSQERKPTGVSVIYWERLLLRPGSGEASISLRLTSPLRAPLGSPPTEKALTDHAEPGKQLRASELQKPPGRTFLSVSDLEAGHTVGELGMGMAWQEPQRLSVCQEPPTWDELGEALHGSPGLLPGEKTFECRACNKVFVKSSDLLKHLRTHTGERPYECTQCGKAFSQTSHLTQHQRIHSGETPYACLACGKAFRHSSSLVRHQRIHTAEKAFRCSECGKAFSHGSNLSQHRKIHAGGRPYACARCGRRFCRNSHLIQHERTHTGEKPYACTLCGAAFSQGSSLFKHQRVHTGEKPFTCTQCGRAFSHSSNLTQHQLLHTGERPYRCGDCGKAFAKGAVLLSHRRIHTGEKPFVCSQCGRAFRERPALFHHQRIHTGEKPVRRRRTRPPSGASSEGAPGDPPTSASGPAAAELPKPPKPAET; encoded by the exons ATGGCGGCGGCGGCGCAG GGCCTGATGGTCTTTGAGGACGTGGCCGTGTACTTCTCCCGGGAAGAGTGGGAGCTCTTGGACGCAGCCCAGCGGGCCCTGTACCGCCACGTGATGCTAGAGAACTTTGCACTGGTGGCCTCACTGG GACTCTCCGCCTCCCGACCTCGTATAGTCATCCAGCTAGAGTGTGGTGAGGAACCCTGGCTTCTCAGTGGGTCAGATGTGACCCTGGCCAGGAATGCCCAGAGgaggcccagccctg GTTCCCAATGTCTGGCAGAGGGCAGAGATGTTTCTGGGGAAGCAGCATGGCCAAGAACCTTCCAGGATAGGCTCCCTCCGATGCCTGCCAGGGTCTTCCCCACCACTGCTGCCTGTGAACCTGAAAAATGCCCGGAGGCTTGGCAGGGCATTTCCTCATCTCAGGAGAGAAAACCCACGGGGGTCTCCGTGATCTACTGGGAAAGGCTCCTGCTACGCCCGGGCAGCGGTGAAGCCAGCATCAGCCTGCGGCTGACCTCCCCACTGCGGGCTCCCCTGGGCAGCCCACCCACAGAGAAAGCCCTCACAGACCATGCAGAGCCAGGCAAGCAGCTGAGGGCCTCCGAGCTTCAGAAACCCCCTGGGAGAACCTTCCTGAGTGTCTCAGACCTTGAGGCTGGTCACACTGTGGGGGAACTAGGAATGGGGATGGCTTGGCAGGAGCCTCAGAGACTCTCTGTCTGCCAGGAGCCCCCAACCTGGGATGAGCTGGGCGAGGCCCTCCACGGTAGCCCCGGCCTGCTCCCCGGGGAGAAGACCTTTGAATGCAGGGCATGCAACAAAGTGTTCGTGAAGAGCTCTGACCTCCTCAAGCACCTGCGCACACACACCGGGGAGCGACCCTATGAGTGCACACagtgtggcaaggccttcagccAGACGTCGCACCTGACACAGCACCAGCGCATCCATAGTGGTGAGACCCCCTACGCGTGCCTGGCCTGCGGCAAGGCCTTCAGGCACAGCTCCTCATTGGTGCGGCACCAGCGCATCCATACCGCCGAGAAGGCCTTTCGCTGCAGCGAGTGCGGCAAGGCCTTCAGCCATGGCTCCAACCTCAGCCAGCACCGCAAGATCCACGCGGGTGGGCGGCCCTATGCTTGTGCGAGGTGTGGCCGCCGCTTCTGCCGCAATTCCCATCTGATCCAGCATGAGCGCACACACACGGGTGAGAAGCCATATGCCTGCACACTCTGCGGAGCCGCCTTtagccagggctcctcccttTTCAAGCATCAGCGGGTACACACTGGTGAGAAGCCCTTCACCTGCACACAGTGTGGTCGCGCCTTCAGCCACAGCTCCAACCTCACGCAGCACCAGCTGTTGCACACGGGCGAGCGGCCCTACCGCTGTGGTGACTGTGGCAAGGCCTTCGCCAAAGGCGCCGTGCTGCTCAGCCACCGGCGCATCCACACGGGAGAGAAGCCGTTTGTGTGCTCGCAGTGCGGCCGCGCCTTCCGCGAGCGCCCGGCCCTCTTCCACCACCAGAGGATCCACACCGGTGAGAAGCCAGTACGGAGGCGCAGAACCAGGCCTCCTTCAGGGGCCTCATCAGAGGGCGCTCCAGGGGACCCACCCACTTCTGCCTCAGGCCCAGCAGCAGCTGAGCTGCCAAAGCCGCCAAAGCCGGCTGAGACCTAG
- the ZNF132 gene encoding LOW QUALITY PROTEIN: zinc finger protein 132 (The sequence of the model RefSeq protein was modified relative to this genomic sequence to represent the inferred CDS: inserted 2 bases in 1 codon; substituted 3 bases at 3 genomic stop codons) produces the protein MSLQVPTQPAVSRMDSPKLTFWPPVSSLQSPMTFEDVAVYFSKEEWGLLDEAQKHLYHDVMLENFELMTSLGRWHEVQGEACSKQNAPIEGLSQLRIPYPSTLKTDTCDMCGPFIRDILHLDQYQGTHPEETPCTCGAREREFWFNENLPQYQKEHSGEKPFRWDKDRDSFVKSSMVYLPEKPFTCREGGKDVLDSHDLHQYPAIDSSGKSHRSTECREFFPHSSNLGQLPEVHITWKFLNCSDCGKAFQKNSAPLNHLNTHSEETAFKCPTVRNSLEEKSNLVNYQKFHTGETFHVCKECGKDLRYPCKLRQHQKFPTGVKYYECSDCGKTFSHKLALLHHQKIHTGERPYECSACGKTFNNRSHLSQHENVHTGERPFECSKCGRAFSQRSNFLRHQEVHTQVRPHKCNQCGKAFSRSSALIQHRRVHTGERPFKCSECGRAFNNNSNLAQHQKVHTGERPFECSECGRDFSQRAHLLRHQKVHTGEXEWPFECSECGKAFSNSTTLIQHQKLHTGQRPYECSRCWKAFSCSSSLMQHCRIHTGERPYDYSEYGKVFVHSSSLIEHWKVHTRERLYECNECGKFFSQHSILIKHLKVYTGERPYECSECGKFFSXKSSLIYHXRVHIRERHYECSKGETSATTHQVRHXRVHTQERLYECSQCGKAFSERFTLVQHQVVHTRERTYECGHCGKIFTCLCSLAQHKMIHT, from the exons ATGAGCCTGCAGGTTCCTACCCAGCCGGCAGTGTCGCGCATGGACTCGCCAAAG ctCACTTTTTGGCCCCCGGTCTCATCACTGCAGAGCCCAATGACCTTTGAGGATGTGGCTGtgtacttctccaaggaggagtGGGGGCTCCTTGATGAGGCTCAGAAGCACCTGTATCAtgatgtgatgctggagaactttgAGCTCATGACCTCGCTTG GTCGTTGGCATGAAGTGCAAGGTGAGGCTTGTTCCAAGCAGAATGCTCCTATAGAAGGGTTGTCCCAGCTCAGGATCCCCTATCCTTCTACCCTGAAGACTGATACCTGTGACATGTGTGGCCCATTCATAAGAGACATTTTGCATCTAGATCAGTACCAAGGAACACATCCTGAGGAGACCCCCTGCACGTGTGGAGCACGTGAAAGAGAGTTTTGGTTCAATGAAAATCTTCCCCAGTACCAGAAGGAGCACAGTGGAGAGAAGCCCTTCAGATGGGACAAAGACAGGGACTCATTTGTGAAGAGCTCCATGGTCTACCTGCCAGAGAAGCCCTTCACTTGCAGGGAAGGTGGTAAGGATGTCTTAGACAGCCATGACCTCCATCAGTATCCAGCCATTGACAGCAGTGGGAAGTCACATCGGAGCACCGAGTGCAGAGAGTTCTTCCCACACAGTTCCAACCTTGGGCAGCTCCCAGAAGTCCATATCACATGGAAGTTCCTCAACTGCAGTGACTGTGGTAAAGCCTTCCAGAAGAACTCGGCCCCCCTTAACCACCTGAACACTCATTCTGAAGAGACAGCATTTAAATGTCCAACAGTTAGAAATTCCTTAGAGGAGAAATCAAACCTTGTTAATTACCAAAAATTTCACACTGGAGAAACATTTCATGTATGTAAAGAGTGTGGGAAGGACCTTAGGTACCCATGTAAGCTGAGGCAGCACCAGAAATTTCCCACTGGAGTAAAATACTATGAGTGTAGTGACTGTGGGAAAACCTTCAGCCACAAACTTGCACTCCTTCATCACCAGAAaattcacacaggagaaaggccttatgagtgtagTGCATGTGGGAAAACCTTTAATAACAGGTCACACCTCAGTCAGCATGAGAatgttcacactggagaaaggccttttgAGTGCAGCAAATGTGGAAGAGCATTCAGCCAAAGGTCCAATTTCCTTCGGCATCAGGAAGTTCATACCCAGGTAAGACCACATAAGTGCAATCAATGTGGTAAAGCCTTCAGCCGGAGCTCTGCTCTCATTCAGCACCGGAgggttcacactggagaaaggcctttcAAGTGCAGTGAGTGTGGAAGAGCTTTTAACAATAACTCCAATCTTGCTCAGCACCAgaaagttcacactggagaaCGACCTTTTGAATGTAGTGAATGTGGAAGAGACTTTAGCCAAAGGGCCCACCTCCTTCGACATCAGAAAGTACACACTGGAGAATGAGAATGGCCTTttgaatgcagtgaatgtgggaaagccttcagcaATAGCACCACCCTCATTCAGCACCAGAAATTACACACTGGGCAAAGGCCTTACGAATGCAGCAGATGCTGGAAAGCCTTCAGCTGCAGCTCCAGCCTGATGCAGCACTGCAggattcacactggagaaaggccttatgactACAGTGAATATGGGAAGGTGTTTGTTCACAGTTCTAGTCTCATTGAGCACTGGAAGGTTCATACAAGGGAAAGGCTGTATGAgtgcaatgaatgtgggaaattCTTTAGTCAACACTCCATTCTCATTAAACATCTGAAAGTttacactggagaaaggccttatgagtgcagtgaatgtgggaaattctTTAGCTGAAAGTCCAGCCTCATTTATCACTGACGAGTTCACATTAGAGAAAGGCATTATGAGTGCAGTAAGGGAGAGACTTCAGCAACAACTCACCAGGTTCGTCA CAGAGTTCACACACAAGAAAGGCTATATGAGTGCAGCCagtgtgggaaagcttttagtgaAAGGTTCACACTTGTTCAACACCAGGTAGTTCATACCAGAGAAAGGACTTATGAGTGTGGCCACTGTGGGAAAATCTTTACCTGCCTCTGTAGCCTTGCTCAGCATAAAATGATTCATACTTGA